A genome region from Tolypothrix sp. PCC 7712 includes the following:
- the crtB gene encoding cyanoexosortase B, whose product MAIPQQLKNTNTAQLLNLAIFGVLILLYAPILLHWLDGWLHKNISTEHEYFSHGMIGLPFAAYLVWLGRKKWQRLPDSLNPLGAILLLVGGVLYLSGVTEWVNLSLPTILAGLCLWFKGIPGLRLQGFPLLLVFLATPTAVPYLITPYTLPLQSFIAGTAGFILNQFGMAVTVDSVNLYVGGRIVEVAPYCAGLKMLFTTIYVSLMLLYWTDSLSSRRTTTWFLMVAVVISITANIIRNTALTFFHGTGQEAAFKWLHDSWGGDLYSACMLLLLVPLLNKINSYFAMFSDKALEGESET is encoded by the coding sequence ATGGCAATTCCACAACAACTAAAAAATACAAATACTGCACAATTGCTGAATTTGGCAATTTTTGGCGTTTTAATCCTACTTTATGCGCCTATATTGCTGCACTGGTTAGATGGTTGGTTGCATAAGAATATTAGTACAGAGCATGAGTATTTCAGCCACGGGATGATTGGTTTACCCTTTGCGGCTTATCTAGTTTGGCTAGGAAGAAAAAAATGGCAAAGACTACCAGATAGTCTCAATCCTCTAGGTGCTATTTTACTTTTAGTCGGGGGAGTTTTGTATTTAAGTGGTGTAACAGAATGGGTAAACCTTTCCTTACCCACTATCTTGGCAGGATTATGTTTATGGTTTAAGGGTATACCTGGGTTACGATTACAAGGATTCCCTTTATTATTAGTATTTTTAGCCACTCCCACAGCAGTACCTTACTTGATTACTCCTTACACTTTACCTCTACAAAGTTTTATTGCTGGGACAGCTGGTTTCATTTTGAATCAGTTTGGTATGGCAGTAACAGTAGACTCAGTAAATCTGTATGTAGGCGGCAGAATTGTGGAAGTAGCTCCCTATTGTGCTGGGTTGAAAATGTTGTTCACTACTATATATGTCAGCTTAATGCTGCTTTATTGGACAGATTCTTTATCCTCACGTCGGACAACAACTTGGTTTTTAATGGTTGCTGTGGTTATTAGTATTACTGCCAATATTATTCGTAATACTGCACTCACATTTTTTCATGGCACAGGTCAAGAAGCAGCTTTTAAATGGTTGCATGATAGTTGGGGTGGTGACCTTTATTCTGCTTGTATGCTGCTATTATTAGTGCCTTTATTGAATAAAATTAATAGTTATTTTGCAATGTTTTCAGACAAAGCATTAGAAGGTGAAAGTGAAACATAA
- a CDS encoding DUF2357 domain-containing protein yields the protein MRLYSSLFAYLNESPVLIETLLNARDRPIIALDPKEELSASSFLIRIADRVYEIAFPYLKPTDISQHPKQLKSVFPVKISGHIYHLHITDEVLDIETIKDKQEITEWERILETRLDNTTSFLIRILVGNFANIFDNHQSRQPTILVSQLQQKLNQFNVDEANIPIVISLERRYQLRRKLEAIASHLRHQLRRQAELMPLGRIQEMDSYCLRDYIRRPGSTPAEKAGAKQQLMGIQRYQDFNTAENKFLVYFSQILYFNCYQYQRSGASQYLAEIKKFSLTIDLFKQQPVVQDIQDRRYQFTKPNYVLQQNPIYRSFYQAYLEYIQKKYEKERLWSFRNYLLADSIYVLLTAALLRFQNIGFAANLKITGTSVPEQGRYIDQRENLAVKVFLKNQVYVFSLKKISEEFSSDLLLTVDIHQLDSAQLEFQQLVFPIWVFWYRPSDNTLAQINKYLNNLMNVHNIKQAWIFYLQLPPNQFSPHGIIQPFTNNVDTVNHLTNYLQKISLFKILQPCINEENINIVTEILYNQQIFYKRVTLSMAAIANIVSSKINIQSLRRLASNHSQYQFVLVSQYNIFADIQQNLPEFICLNPLSQEFHKIWEKKLECNLPLFGIYLDQIEFAIGIADSTGRISTQWIQLSNQENAISYEGDRTVLIGNIPSLEQKFFRIKNKIANLPIRVNGEDYCKHGIPQDYKIEIKDYESNEDVRIGIEFHLQPGSFPELKVTDIDSKYNNINTFLADRIQISYSYIPPAKITSTRQQESLNQIARLKSRQDFQEFTTNLIQISQALDSIFTIKDNDNFQNLLKDTYKKIDRQPHKVDSLKLVDSSSIDPSIIEIKEVIISCKIYRLVDLICKTIKNNNFNSLSLSQQRTIEKAIIFTGKLYNFAQYSSSDKLFSLTQLNTSSLRNEYLQCLARVAINEKRQNQYFDWFNSYYSLEKTKYLWGYSRILLWYYNFNFQANSLNYQEHFRLIMEYLLSKPHTGFDYTYKQNAFLSLLYLLSFREHDKIFCQEGSRENLTATRVIEHFKQDRIILNQVSSEKPLNQYFQEMIEGTATENDLNNIVQA from the coding sequence ATGAGACTCTATTCTAGCTTATTTGCTTATTTAAATGAGTCTCCTGTACTTATAGAGACTCTATTAAACGCACGCGATCGCCCAATAATTGCACTAGATCCAAAAGAGGAATTATCCGCGTCATCGTTTTTAATTCGGATTGCTGATAGAGTCTATGAAATTGCTTTCCCCTATCTAAAACCAACAGATATCAGTCAACATCCAAAGCAGTTAAAGTCTGTTTTTCCTGTAAAAATTTCTGGACACATATATCATCTACATATCACTGATGAAGTTCTAGATATTGAGACGATCAAAGATAAACAAGAAATTACCGAATGGGAACGTATTTTAGAGACACGTTTAGACAATACAACGTCTTTTCTCATCCGAATTTTAGTTGGAAATTTTGCCAATATATTTGATAATCATCAAAGTAGACAGCCCACAATTCTCGTTAGCCAATTACAACAAAAATTAAATCAATTTAATGTTGATGAGGCGAATATACCTATAGTAATTAGCTTAGAACGCCGTTATCAACTCCGGCGCAAATTAGAAGCGATCGCCTCTCATCTTCGTCACCAACTCAGAAGGCAAGCAGAACTCATGCCTTTGGGTAGAATTCAAGAAATGGATAGCTATTGTTTGAGAGACTATATCCGCCGTCCTGGTTCAACTCCAGCAGAAAAGGCGGGAGCCAAACAACAGTTAATGGGCATTCAAAGATATCAAGATTTTAACACGGCAGAAAATAAGTTTTTGGTTTATTTTAGCCAAATTTTATATTTTAATTGTTACCAATATCAACGGAGTGGTGCAAGTCAATATCTAGCAGAAATCAAAAAATTTAGTTTAACAATTGACTTATTCAAACAACAGCCAGTAGTTCAAGATATACAAGATAGGCGATATCAATTTACAAAACCTAACTATGTTTTACAACAAAACCCTATATATAGAAGCTTTTATCAAGCTTACTTAGAATACATTCAAAAGAAGTACGAAAAGGAGCGTTTATGGTCATTTCGTAATTATTTACTTGCTGATTCTATCTATGTTTTATTAACCGCAGCCCTATTACGTTTTCAAAACATAGGTTTCGCCGCTAATCTCAAGATTACTGGTACTAGTGTTCCTGAACAAGGGCGCTATATTGATCAACGAGAAAATCTAGCCGTTAAAGTATTTCTGAAAAATCAAGTCTACGTCTTTAGTTTGAAAAAAATATCTGAGGAATTCTCAAGTGATTTACTACTCACTGTAGACATTCATCAACTAGACTCAGCGCAATTAGAATTTCAGCAATTAGTTTTTCCAATTTGGGTATTTTGGTATCGTCCAAGTGATAACACACTCGCTCAAATCAATAAATATTTAAACAATTTAATGAATGTCCATAATATTAAACAAGCATGGATATTTTATTTACAATTACCGCCAAATCAATTTTCTCCACACGGAATTATACAGCCATTTACTAATAATGTTGATACAGTTAATCATCTCACTAACTATTTACAGAAAATTTCTCTTTTTAAAATTCTCCAGCCTTGTATAAATGAAGAAAATATAAATATTGTTACAGAAATTTTATACAATCAGCAGATTTTTTATAAAAGAGTAACTTTATCAATGGCTGCGATCGCAAATATTGTATCCAGTAAAATCAATATTCAATCTCTCAGACGACTAGCTAGTAACCACTCACAATATCAATTTGTACTAGTCAGTCAGTACAATATTTTTGCAGACATCCAGCAAAATTTACCAGAATTTATTTGTCTTAACCCCCTCTCTCAAGAGTTTCATAAAATATGGGAGAAAAAACTTGAGTGTAACTTACCGCTTTTTGGAATTTATCTCGATCAAATAGAATTCGCCATCGGTATCGCAGATAGTACAGGGAGAATATCAACACAATGGATTCAATTATCTAATCAAGAAAATGCCATTTCTTATGAAGGCGATCGCACAGTTTTAATCGGGAATATTCCTAGTTTAGAACAAAAATTTTTCCGCATAAAAAATAAAATAGCTAATTTACCTATCAGGGTAAATGGTGAGGACTACTGTAAACATGGTATACCACAAGACTATAAAATTGAAATTAAAGACTATGAAAGTAATGAAGATGTCCGCATAGGTATAGAGTTTCATCTGCAACCTGGTTCTTTTCCTGAACTTAAAGTTACAGATATAGATAGTAAATATAATAATATCAATACTTTTCTGGCAGATAGAATACAAATATCCTATAGCTATATTCCACCTGCAAAAATTACTAGCACTCGTCAGCAAGAATCTTTAAATCAAATTGCTCGGCTCAAAAGTCGTCAAGATTTTCAAGAATTTACAACTAATTTAATACAAATCTCTCAAGCTTTAGATAGTATTTTTACTATAAAAGATAATGATAATTTTCAAAACCTCTTAAAAGATACTTACAAAAAAATTGATAGGCAACCGCATAAAGTAGACTCATTAAAATTAGTCGATAGTTCATCTATCGATCCATCAATTATAGAGATAAAAGAAGTAATAATTAGCTGCAAAATTTACAGATTGGTTGATTTAATTTGTAAAACTATCAAAAATAATAATTTTAATAGCTTAAGCTTATCTCAGCAAAGAACTATAGAAAAAGCAATTATATTTACTGGTAAACTGTATAATTTTGCTCAATATTCATCATCAGATAAGCTGTTTAGCTTAACACAATTAAATACATCTAGCTTAAGAAATGAATATTTACAATGTCTTGCTAGAGTTGCAATAAATGAAAAGCGACAAAACCAATATTTTGATTGGTTTAACTCATATTACTCCTTAGAAAAAACTAAATATTTGTGGGGTTATAGTCGTATTTTACTTTGGTATTATAACTTTAATTTTCAAGCTAATTCTCTTAATTATCAAGAACATTTTAGATTAATTATGGAATATTTACTTAGTAAACCACATACAGGTTTTGATTACACTTATAAACAAAATGCATTTTTATCTTTGTTGTATTTATTGTCATTCCGTGAGCATGATAAAATATTTTGCCAAGAGGGGTCAAGAGAAAATTTAACAGCTACACGAGTTATTGAACATTTCAAACAGGATAGAATTATCCTTAACCAAGTAAGCAGTGAAAAACCACTCAATCAATATTTCCAAGAAATGATAGAAGGAACTGCTACTGAAAACGATTTAAATAATATTGTACAAGCTTAA
- a CDS encoding WGxxGxxG family protein: protein MKRNLTKAIGTGVLTLSMGILTLTSPVKAQTNSDTGTSTGTTTTAPTTTTYDRNDFDWGWLGLLGLLGLAGLTGKRRDDEPTRYRDPSTPGASTYRE from the coding sequence ATGAAACGGAATTTAACTAAAGCAATTGGTACTGGTGTTCTGACATTAAGTATGGGCATTTTGACCTTAACTTCACCTGTAAAAGCCCAAACTAATAGCGACACTGGAACTAGCACCGGAACTACCACAACAGCACCAACTACAACCACTTACGATCGCAATGATTTTGATTGGGGTTGGTTGGGTTTACTGGGTCTTTTAGGTTTAGCAGGTTTGACAGGTAAAAGACGTGATGATGAACCAACTCGTTATCGCGATCCCAGTACTCCAGGTGCTAGTACCTACAGAGAGTAA
- a CDS encoding DegT/DnrJ/EryC1/StrS family aminotransferase has translation MPINSTSNKIPFVELKLQHQPIQRQLEEAIEAVLTEGDFVLGKALTDFETAFAAASGTKYGVGVASGTDAIALGLQACNIGNGDEVLLPVNTFVATLIGVLRAGAKPIFVDCDPHTALIDLEAAAKVVTPCTKAIIPVHLYGQMVSPRQLLDFADTYKLLIFEDAAQAHLAEREGYRAGSVGIAAAYSFYPSKNLGSFGDGGMLLTREADIAQTMVRLRNYGAAKKYFHTDFGTNSRLDTLQAAVLLAKLPYLQNWNCDRNNIAQQYDQELLPLASAGILPIKNDSDTGHVYHLYVIRVDDACPLSREQIQEQLAANGIQTGIHYPIPCHIQPAFTNLGYQEGDFPQAEKLAKQILSLPMYPGLSSSQIKEVVAAISSIISSQQQLMYIS, from the coding sequence ATGCCAATAAATTCAACTAGTAATAAAATTCCTTTTGTAGAGCTTAAGTTACAACATCAACCGATTCAACGTCAACTCGAAGAAGCAATTGAGGCTGTATTAACCGAAGGTGATTTTGTTTTAGGAAAAGCACTTACGGATTTTGAGACCGCATTTGCGGCAGCCTCTGGGACAAAATATGGTGTGGGTGTAGCATCTGGAACCGATGCGATCGCTCTGGGTTTGCAAGCTTGTAATATTGGTAACGGCGATGAAGTTTTGTTACCAGTGAATACTTTTGTCGCCACTTTGATTGGAGTTCTACGTGCTGGGGCCAAGCCAATTTTTGTAGATTGCGATCCCCATACTGCTTTAATTGACTTAGAAGCAGCTGCAAAAGTAGTTACGCCTTGCACTAAAGCCATTATTCCAGTGCATCTTTATGGTCAGATGGTATCGCCCCGCCAATTGTTAGACTTTGCTGACACATACAAGTTGCTAATTTTTGAAGATGCGGCCCAAGCACACCTAGCGGAACGGGAAGGATATCGTGCTGGTTCAGTGGGAATTGCAGCTGCTTATAGTTTTTACCCCAGCAAAAATTTGGGATCGTTTGGGGATGGCGGGATGTTATTGACGCGAGAAGCAGACATAGCGCAAACAATGGTGCGGTTGCGGAATTATGGCGCAGCGAAAAAGTATTTTCATACAGATTTTGGCACCAATAGCCGCCTAGATACCTTACAAGCCGCAGTATTGCTGGCAAAACTACCATATTTGCAAAATTGGAATTGCGATCGCAACAATATTGCTCAACAGTACGATCAAGAACTATTACCCTTAGCATCTGCTGGCATTCTACCGATAAAAAATGATAGCGATACAGGGCACGTATATCATCTTTATGTGATTAGAGTAGATGATGCTTGCCCCCTCTCACGGGAACAAATCCAAGAACAACTAGCAGCAAATGGCATTCAGACAGGTATTCATTATCCAATTCCCTGTCATATCCAGCCAGCATTTACTAATTTAGGTTATCAAGAGGGAGACTTCCCCCAAGCAGAAAAGCTGGCAAAACAAATATTATCCTTACCTATGTATCCCGGTTTAAGCAGTAGCCAAATTAAAGAAGTTGTGGCAGCAATTAGTTCAATTATTAGCAGTCAACAACAATTAATGTACATTTCGTAG
- a CDS encoding AAA family ATPase yields the protein MQNLSDWALSDWVIVGSAALFVGVTASFAGGAGGASGALLGSSTGVVLGAAISSKRQGDRDTEIKLLRQQVDQKSSLEKIKAEITNLTPRVTELRRIHTELATVEGQFVQKQTELQQVELRLTTLNQQKLELERRVVAINHHKPDLSNLEILQKQIEQFRFDKSSLEGQINALHSQVESLEEQKRSLINIETEFSTKQKQLELLNQQIAEHKTTSQELEKRAAELELLRATYDGIFSQKQSYEERINQLKPEIDRLKFERLEILHAIEESQGEYHKIEQLRQTLSELKFQILDKESYVRQLEREIQHLNGIKAGLEENNAKLQLERDQLNDEIKRLKGEIENIENSSRVALQALREKLWLRLAESKWAVVNAQQSEQIFLENFIQYINGQGLNFPERVIHAFHTSLKVQDISAVVILAGISGTGKSELPQKYANYIGAQLLTLAVQPRWDSPQDLQGFYNYVEKKFKPTDLMRGLYQYNHDSAMQDRMVIVLLDEMNLARVEYYFSDFLSKLEARRSHPTYLEIDVGSLPLQDNERRLKIPNEFLFVGTMNEDETTQTLSDKVLDRANVLTFGKPQNLKLRQQSNNHATSARPSGYLAYSDFRAWVKTPDPHSQIVEKVKSYLDRANQVMEKMGHPFAHRVYQAITQYVVNYPGVENTNSAAFKFAIADQFGQKLLPKLRGVMIDEFADELEQLRIIIEEIKDQPLIAAFKKARAGRYGQFQWQGLIYQDEVVQ from the coding sequence GTGCAGAATTTATCAGACTGGGCGTTATCTGACTGGGTAATAGTAGGTTCAGCTGCATTATTTGTAGGGGTAACAGCATCCTTTGCTGGTGGTGCTGGTGGAGCAAGTGGAGCATTACTAGGAAGTAGTACAGGCGTAGTTTTAGGCGCTGCTATTTCGAGCAAAAGACAAGGGGATAGAGATACTGAGATAAAATTACTAAGACAACAGGTAGATCAGAAAAGCTCTTTAGAAAAAATCAAAGCAGAAATCACAAATTTAACACCACGCGTAACAGAACTACGAAGAATACACACGGAACTAGCAACCGTTGAAGGGCAATTTGTTCAAAAGCAAACAGAGTTACAGCAGGTTGAACTGAGGCTAACAACTCTGAATCAGCAAAAGCTGGAATTAGAGCGTCGAGTCGTTGCCATAAATCATCACAAACCAGACTTGTCTAATCTTGAAATACTACAAAAACAAATTGAGCAATTTAGGTTTGATAAAAGTAGTTTGGAAGGTCAAATTAATGCCCTACATTCCCAAGTTGAATCTTTAGAAGAACAGAAGCGATCGCTCATCAATATTGAAACAGAATTTTCTACTAAACAAAAACAGTTAGAGTTACTCAATCAACAAATAGCAGAGCATAAAACTACATCTCAAGAACTAGAGAAAAGAGCAGCAGAACTCGAATTATTAAGAGCTACCTATGATGGTATATTCAGCCAGAAACAAAGCTATGAAGAAAGAATCAATCAACTAAAACCAGAAATAGATAGGCTGAAATTCGAGAGACTGGAAATATTACATGCAATAGAAGAGAGTCAAGGAGAATATCACAAAATCGAACAATTACGGCAAACCTTATCGGAATTAAAATTTCAAATTCTAGATAAAGAATCCTATGTAAGACAATTAGAACGAGAAATTCAACATTTAAATGGTATTAAAGCTGGTTTAGAAGAGAATAATGCTAAATTACAACTAGAAAGAGACCAGCTTAATGACGAAATCAAACGCCTAAAAGGAGAAATTGAAAATATAGAAAATAGTTCTAGAGTAGCACTACAAGCATTAAGAGAAAAACTATGGCTAAGATTAGCAGAATCTAAGTGGGCTGTCGTTAATGCTCAACAAAGTGAACAAATTTTCTTAGAGAATTTTATTCAATATATTAATGGTCAAGGCTTAAATTTCCCAGAGCGTGTAATTCATGCTTTTCATACTTCTTTAAAAGTACAAGATATTTCAGCTGTGGTAATTCTAGCTGGAATTAGCGGTACAGGTAAAAGCGAATTACCACAGAAATACGCTAATTATATCGGCGCACAGTTATTAACTTTAGCTGTCCAACCGCGTTGGGATTCGCCTCAAGATTTGCAAGGATTTTATAACTATGTGGAGAAAAAATTTAAGCCCACTGATTTGATGCGCGGACTGTATCAATATAATCACGATTCAGCTATGCAAGACAGAATGGTAATTGTCTTGCTAGATGAAATGAATTTAGCGCGAGTTGAATATTATTTTAGCGATTTCTTATCTAAATTAGAAGCTCGTCGCAGTCACCCAACTTATTTAGAAATTGATGTTGGTAGCTTACCATTACAAGATAATGAACGTAGATTAAAAATTCCCAATGAATTCTTGTTTGTGGGAACAATGAATGAAGATGAAACCACTCAAACATTATCAGATAAGGTGCTAGATAGAGCTAATGTTCTCACATTTGGTAAACCGCAAAATTTAAAATTGCGTCAGCAAAGTAATAATCATGCTACCAGTGCTAGACCTTCAGGATATTTAGCTTACTCTGATTTTAGGGCTTGGGTGAAAACACCAGATCCTCATTCTCAAATTGTAGAGAAAGTAAAATCTTATCTCGATCGAGCAAATCAAGTAATGGAAAAAATGGGACATCCTTTTGCTCATCGTGTTTATCAAGCAATTACTCAGTATGTGGTGAACTATCCAGGGGTTGAAAACACTAATTCAGCAGCTTTTAAGTTTGCTATTGCAGATCAGTTTGGACAAAAACTGCTACCAAAACTACGAGGAGTGATGATTGATGAGTTTGCAGATGAATTGGAGCAATTAAGAATAATTATTGAAGAGATTAAGGATCAGCCATTGATTGCAGCATTTAAAAAAGCCCGTGCTGGGCGTTACGGACAATTTCAATGGCAGGGTTTAATTTATCAAGATGAAGTAGTACAATGA
- a CDS encoding GAF domain-containing sensor histidine kinase: MVEPENKLLALKDGWASQEPKEKQRLEALSDLGLRQSETIPVFEEATQTAAHFLEAPISILGFVDQERHWFKSAVGLSRLGLMNHLAQSRQLLRRESFSSQVVDSFQFLVINDTHKITDPVLAGSKLIQEYGIRAYLGAPLIDASGHCLGALEVMDLVPRNFTTRDVEFLQIIARWSMSEFERNRLLQSKSEISAAKAPLSLAFNNDSNSEIKLSPSTLEKGSFSTKELKLELLGQLTQELRTPLTSVLGMASVLGREIYGPLTTKQREYLDIIQHSGRYLLSLVNEITELGAMNESSSDLNLAPVDIEMVCQQAINTLEEAANRREQDIRLSIEPGHSRICPLDKDKVRQMLYHLIFSVIQMSATGSVVRIHVSYKENMLNITVWVSHPWLGDGITEVDPYFRLSPLTLLELTGESSPYNLHLDNHEPVANLPLIMDAKNLHDSHSDVLTMNSGVDVAQRQNGLSRESLGLLLSCQLAELHGGQISIQGSPESGYRYVLSLPLQAVTSAETVNDM, translated from the coding sequence ATGGTAGAGCCGGAAAACAAATTATTAGCCTTAAAGGATGGTTGGGCTTCCCAAGAACCAAAAGAAAAACAACGCCTAGAAGCATTGTCAGACTTGGGTTTGCGGCAGTCAGAAACAATTCCCGTATTTGAAGAAGCCACTCAAACTGCTGCTCATTTTTTGGAAGCACCTATTTCCATTTTGGGATTTGTAGATCAAGAACGTCATTGGTTCAAGTCAGCAGTCGGTCTATCTCGGCTAGGACTGATGAATCATTTGGCACAAAGTCGTCAATTATTACGGAGGGAATCTTTTTCCAGCCAAGTAGTTGATAGTTTTCAATTTTTAGTTATTAATGATACACATAAGATTACCGACCCAGTACTTGCTGGTAGCAAGTTGATACAGGAATATGGGATTCGGGCTTACTTAGGGGCACCACTAATTGATGCTTCCGGTCATTGTCTGGGCGCATTAGAGGTCATGGATTTAGTACCCCGCAACTTTACAACCAGAGACGTTGAGTTTCTCCAAATCATCGCGCGTTGGAGCATGAGTGAGTTTGAGCGCAATCGGCTGTTACAGAGTAAATCAGAAATTAGCGCTGCTAAAGCACCTCTGAGTTTGGCATTTAATAATGATAGTAACAGTGAGATCAAACTCAGCCCCTCTACTTTAGAAAAAGGCTCTTTTTCGACAAAAGAACTCAAACTAGAACTTTTAGGACAGCTAACTCAGGAGTTACGGACACCTCTGACATCTGTACTAGGTATGGCTAGTGTGCTTGGGCGGGAGATTTATGGGCCGTTAACGACCAAGCAAAGAGAATATCTCGATATTATTCAACATAGCGGTCGATATTTACTGTCCTTGGTCAATGAAATTACTGAACTAGGAGCAATGAATGAAAGCTCTAGCGATTTGAATCTAGCTCCTGTAGATATTGAAATGGTATGTCAACAAGCCATCAATACTCTAGAAGAAGCTGCTAACCGCCGCGAGCAAGATATTCGTTTATCTATAGAACCTGGACACAGCCGCATTTGTCCTTTAGATAAAGATAAAGTCAGACAAATGTTGTATCACCTAATTTTTAGCGTGATTCAGATGTCTGCTACTGGTAGTGTTGTTCGCATTCATGTTTCTTACAAAGAAAACATGTTGAACATTACGGTTTGGGTATCTCATCCTTGGTTAGGAGATGGAATCACTGAAGTCGATCCCTATTTTCGTCTTAGCCCCTTAACTCTGCTGGAACTGACTGGTGAGTCCTCACCTTACAATCTGCATCTAGACAATCATGAGCCAGTGGCAAACTTACCATTAATCATGGATGCCAAAAACTTGCATGATTCTCACTCCGATGTCTTGACTATGAATTCAGGAGTAGATGTGGCTCAACGTCAAAATGGTTTGTCTCGGGAAAGCTTAGGCTTATTACTTAGCTGTCAGCTAGCAGAATTACATGGGGGACAAATTTCTATTCAAGGTTCGCCAGAATCAGGATACCGCTATGTGCTTTCTTTGCCATTACAAGCGGTGACATCCGCAGAGACAGTTAATGATATGTAA
- a CDS encoding IctB family putative bicarbonate transporter, with the protein MNLVWQQFTLSSLTVKEYFATSYLYRSTVGLLSAWRQSSILLQWGDTIASALLSIIYCLAPFVSTTLLGLLLAACGVFWLLLTLSDEATPTNSSSLTPIHLLVLLYWAVAAIATAFSPVKKAALNDFVTLTLYLVLFALCARVLRSSRLRSWLITLYLHISLIVSVYGMRQWFFGAPPLATWTDPESPLSKTTRVYSYLGNPNLLAGYLLPAVIFSLVAIFAWQSWYKKSLAVTALIVNSSCLVLTFSRGGWIGLVVAVLTTLALLIYWRSLQMPPFWRTWSLPILIGGLLGILLLGVIFIEPLRLRIFSIFADRQDSSNNFRRNVWDAVFKMIGDRPVLGIGPGHNAFNKIYPLYQQPRYSALSAYSILLEIAVETGFIGLGCFVWLLIVTFNTGYLQIKRLRQLGNIEGFWLIGAIASMLGMLAHGTFDTVWFRPEVNSIWWLLVALVASYWTPLAQNRTSEFNSTNPEPSAS; encoded by the coding sequence ATGAATTTAGTCTGGCAACAATTCACTCTATCGTCTTTGACGGTCAAAGAATATTTTGCTACTAGCTACCTCTACAGATCTACAGTAGGTCTGTTATCTGCGTGGCGGCAAAGTAGTATCTTGCTACAGTGGGGAGACACAATCGCATCTGCCTTACTGAGCATCATATATTGCCTAGCTCCCTTTGTTTCCACTACCTTACTCGGCTTGTTGTTAGCAGCTTGTGGAGTATTTTGGCTATTGCTAACTTTATCGGATGAAGCAACACCAACAAATTCCTCATCATTAACACCCATCCATCTGTTGGTATTGCTTTACTGGGCAGTTGCGGCAATAGCAACAGCATTCTCACCAGTCAAAAAAGCTGCCTTAAACGATTTCGTCACTCTAACACTGTATTTGGTGCTATTTGCGCTTTGTGCCAGGGTACTGAGGTCGTCTCGCTTGCGCTCTTGGTTAATTACCTTGTATCTGCATATATCGCTAATTGTGAGCGTCTATGGAATGCGGCAATGGTTTTTTGGCGCACCGCCATTAGCAACTTGGACAGATCCAGAATCGCCTTTGTCGAAAACTACTAGGGTATACAGTTATTTAGGCAATCCCAATTTATTAGCTGGATATCTTCTTCCCGCAGTAATTTTTAGCTTGGTGGCAATTTTTGCATGGCAAAGCTGGTATAAGAAGTCTTTAGCAGTAACAGCGTTAATTGTTAACAGTTCCTGTTTAGTACTTACTTTTAGCCGTGGTGGTTGGATTGGTTTAGTAGTTGCAGTATTAACTACATTGGCATTGCTAATTTATTGGCGAAGTTTGCAAATGCCTCCTTTTTGGCGGACTTGGTCTCTGCCAATTCTGATTGGCGGTTTATTAGGAATATTGCTGCTAGGAGTCATATTTATTGAGCCATTACGCCTAAGGATTTTTAGTATTTTTGCTGACCGTCAAGATAGCAGTAATAACTTCCGGCGCAATGTTTGGGATGCTGTCTTCAAGATGATTGGTGATCGCCCAGTTTTAGGTATTGGCCCTGGTCATAATGCTTTTAATAAAATCTATCCCCTTTACCAACAGCCTCGTTATAGCGCTTTAAGTGCTTATTCAATTTTGCTAGAAATTGCTGTAGAAACAGGCTTTATTGGTTTAGGCTGTTTTGTGTGGCTACTAATTGTCACCTTCAATACTGGCTACTTACAAATCAAACGATTACGACAGCTAGGCAATATCGAGGGATTTTGGTTAATTGGGGCGATCGCTTCTATGCTCGGTATGCTGGCTCATGGTACTTTTGATACAGTCTGGTTCCGTCCTGAGGTGAACAGTATTTGGTGGCTATTGGTAGCTTTGGTTGCTAGCTACTGGACACCTTTAGCTCAAAATAGGACTTCTGAGTTTAATTCAACGAACCCTGAACCTTCAGCCAGCTGA